The window CGTTTGCGACCACAATGTCGAGAGGTCCAACTGCTTTTTCCGCTTGATCAAATAGCTTCTTGACTTCACTGTGCTTTGTTAGATCGGCCTGGACCGTGACAGCTTTTCCGCCTTTCGCCAGGATGCCGTCTACAGTCTGTTGCGCAAGCTCCCGGTTGCGGGCGTAGTTAATGATCACAGAGGCCCCTTCGGCAGCGAGACGCTCCGCGATGGAGCGGCCAATGCCGCGTGAGCTTCCGGTTATCAACGCAGATTTGTTTTCAAGTAGCAGAGACATAGATCCTCCTTTGATCTCATAAATCTTTCATCTGTTTAAACATCTCACTGTAAACATAGGCAGTAGGAAGACACATTGTCAAGTAGTTATTTAACTACAGAAGTACTTGACAAGACCGGACGGTTTTCGTAACATCAGGGGATGTTAGAGAACGAAGAACAGGCCAAGATTTTTGACGCTCTATCGGACCCGATCCGGCTCCGCTTTGTTCGCGAGCTGGTGCGGGGAGGAGAATTGAGCGGAACAGCGATCGCCGACCGTCTGGGAATCAGTCTCGCGCTGCTCTGTCATCACTCGCGCATTCTAGTTGAGGCCGGCGTCATTACCAAACGCAAAATGGCGCAAACCGCCTATTTCCGGGCAAACCGAAAACTGCTCACAGAGAGCATGAAGAGCCTGCTTTCCTGAAATCCGCTATAAGCACACTAGGCACGCGACTCATTCCTCATCGAGTACCAGGCGATCGCCATTAACCATGCGCAGTAGGAGAGTACAAGGAGGCGGTTTGGCCATCCGATCCAAACGGCTGGGCTGAATTTTCCGCTGTTTAACGAAAGCAGGATGATCATCACGGCGTCCAGCAGTACAAGCGTGATCCATGTGGAGTGTGCTGTCCATCTGAGCACCTGCGTTGCGGTCGACCGCTGCCGGTTCCGGGTCAGACTCCGCGTGATGAGAACTGCTGCAATGGGCAAGCCTGGAATGCCGATCATACCAGCCAGTCCGTGCAATTTGCCGTGAGTTGTCAATTCTGCCTTGCTTGCAGTGATTGGATCTGCGACGAATATTCCGGCAAGCGCCAGTGAGGCAGCAACGACAAGAAGCAAAGCCAGTCCGATCTTACCTCCCCTCGTGCTGATTTGCTTTCGTATAGTGATGAATGCGGCAACGCAGCTCAAGGCCAGACAGAAAAATGCGAGTATCATCACCCATCCGTACCGCCCGATTGCGTATTCGCTGATGAAACGCCACGACGGATCGAACTCAGGTTTGAGAACATGCACTATAGCCAACAGAATCAGGAACAAAGTTGCCGTCATCACTGTCAGACGCGCTGAAATATTCGAAATCCGGGTTAAAGGCTGATCCGCTGCCAATCCTATGTGACTTTCAGATGTTACCGGTTGCATGGAATATCCTCCTACATTGGATAGTCGTTCGGTTCCAGAGCAAATCGACAGAACGGGTGGCGGACATTTCCGAATTCAATACTATTAGATGATCAACAATAAGGAGTGAGAAAATGACTCAGATAGAACGCGCTAATTTGCTAAACAGTCTCCACAGGAAGGGCGAGCCGTTGATTCTATTCAATATATGGGATGCCGGCAGCGCTAAGGTTTTACAAGAAATCGGCGCAAAAGCGATTGCGACCGGAAGCTGGTCAGTGGCTGCTGCACATGGGTTCCCGGATGGCGAGAAACTGCCGCTTGATTCGGCGCTCGCGAATCTGAAACGGATTGTTGAAAGCGTCGATCTTCCGGTAACGATCGATCTGGAAGGGGGATACGGAAGAGTGCAGGAGTCCGTAACAAAAGTCCTCCAGGCAGGAGCGGTGGGGATTAATTTTGAGGATCAGATTGTTGGCGGGGAGGGACTCTATTCGATTGAAGATCAGTCCGCTCGTATTCGCGCAATCCGGGAAGCCGCAGAAAATTTGTCCGTTCCACTTTTTATCAACGCCAGGACCGATATTTTTCTGAAGAACACAGACCATACTGAAGATCATTTGCAGGAAGCCGCGCGCCGGGCTGCATCCTATGCAGAATCCGGAGCGAGTGGATTTTTTGCTCCAGGCCTCATGGACGCAAAGCTGATTGAGAGATTGTGCGAACTTTCCCCTATACCTGTTAACATAATGATGTTTCCCGGCGTTCCATCACAGAAACAACTTGCTGAACTGGGAGTTGCACGCATTAGCTACGGTCCGATTCCATACCGGTTGGCAATGGAGGCGCTGAAAGAGGCCGGCCGCAAGGCGCTTTCGATGAGTTAGTTCCGGTACTTCAGAATCAAGACACAGTTAAATCCTTCTGAAGTACATGCCGCCTATCTTGCACGGAAGGAAGTCTCCTATCGGTCGATTTATGTGAGTGAGGATCTGGTGCGGAAAATTGCTGCTGATTTTGTAACAAGACGGCTGAGAGACCGGAATTCCAATTGGAGATTGAGGTGCTCCTCCTTGAGCTTATCGAATTGTTTTCAGATTACGGGAATCTTCGATACTGTTCCATGCAGCTTCCGGCCCAATATGCACAATCCAGAGTTCGCTCATAGTCCCTATCCAGGCCGATGGTGTTCAGTTCCGAACTGACTGAATCTCGAAAACGAACACACAGGTTTAGCAAGCTTCGCTTCGCAGTCGAATTCCTAAAGCTCTTAGCCGGTACGAAATTTGCAGGTTTGTAATCACTGCAAGTGAATTGGGTGATCGAGCCTTTGCGGACGATAGGTGGAGATTGGACAAGATTTGGCACGATTTTCGTTTTGCGATTCGCAATCTGTTGAAGAGCCCGCTATTTGTGGCGACAGCAGTGTGCACACTCGCGATTGGAATCGGAGCGAACACAGCAGTCTTCAGTCTTATAGACTCTGTGCTGCTAAGGCCATTGCCCCTGATCAAAGATCAACAGCGGCTCTTAAACTTGTTTACAGCAAATCGTAACGGAGAATATGGCCATTCTTCCTATCCCGATTACCTCGACTATCAGGAAGAGAAGGAAGTCTTTTCCGGAATGGCGGCGTTCCTCTCTGTTGATGTGAATCTCTCTTCAAACGGTTTTGCCGAAAGAATCAAAGGGGAATTGGTTTCCACCAATTATTTTGCGGTGCTTGGAGTACGTCCGGAACTAGGTCATGATTTCGATTCGAGAGTGGAAGAATCCACAGTAATGCTTGGGGCCGGGCTGTGGAAGCGACGGTTTGCTGGTGACCCAGGTGTAATAGGCAAGACCATTCTGATAAATCAGAAAAGCTTTACTGTGATTGGGATTATGCCTCAAGGATTCCGGGGAGCAAGTCTCGAATCCATGTCCGAGCTATGGGCTCCCGTGAAGGCGATCGTACACTTCATGCATGGGAAGTGAGACCCTCAGACGCAGGCATTGGAGCATCTTCAATATCCTTGGACGGCTTCAAGAGCGAATCAGTATCGATCAAGCACAAGCGGCCATTTCTGTTGTGGCTGCTCGTCTAGATGAGGCTGAGTCAGAATCCGCTCAGAAGCGAAAGATCACTCTCGTTCCTTTTCATCTTTCCAGATTTTCTCCTCATGAGAGACCGCAACTGATCCGTTACTCAGTTCTTCTCCTCGTCGTAGTCGGCCTCGTTCTCCTAATTGCATGCGTGAACCTTGCAAACCTCGTATTGGCCCGGGGGGCGGCGCGGCAGAAAGAGATTGCGGTGCGTGCAGTTATGGGAGCCACTCGCAGCGTTCTAATCCGTGAGTTGATGATGGAGAATATTCTGCTGACTTTTACCGGAAGTATGGCTGCTTTACTGCTTTTCCAATGGACGATTCCCCTGCTGCAGGAGCTCCGACTTCCTGTTCCAGTAGTTTTTCAGCTGAATATGGACCTACGTATCTTCGGCTTTGCTGCTCTCCTATCACTCGGTACAGCCACGTTATTTGGATTGCTCCCCGCTTTGCGCAGTTCCACTCCGGATCTGATTTCAGCGTTAAAAGACCATACTTCCCCCATCGCGAAGATGCGAGGCGTGGGGTTGAGACAGATTTTGGTCATTGCGCAAGTAGGACTCTGCATGATCCTTCTTATCGGCGCAGCGCTTCTTGTAAGGTCCTTGAAAAATTTGCACCGCGTAGATGTGGGGTTTGATTCGGAAAATGTTTTGGTCGCTTCTCTGGATCTTCATCTTCAAGGATATGACGAAGAGCAAGGATGGAATTTCTATCGGCGACTGACGGAACGGACTCAAACGATCACAGGCGTTAAGTCCGTAAGTTTGGTTAGTTTTGTACCTTTCATAAGCGATACAAAAAAACTGGCTCTGTATGTGGAAGGTTCGAAACCCGAGCCTGTTTTTGACATCGAACAAAACATTGTCGGCCTCAATTACTTTCAGACCATGCGGATTTCGCTCTTACAGGGACGGTCTTTTTCGGAGGAGGACAGGAAGGGAGCTCCTTGGGTTGCCGTAATCAACCGGACTATGGCTCACCGGTACTGGCCCGGAGAGAATCCGATTGGAAAGTGGGTAAGTACCTCCGGTACGGGAGGGCCGTACGTTCGGGTCATCGGAGTAGTTGCGGACAGCAAGTATCTGAGCATTCGTGAACCAGCGCGCCCGATTCTGTACTGGTCACACCTACAGATGTATGAACTTTTCGGTTCCACCATGAGTCTTTTGGTGCGGACTGATAGAGATGCGATTGCAATTTTGCCGGCAGTCCGACAGACCGTTCAGTCCTTGGATCGAAATCTACCGCTGTATGACGTTAAGACATTGTCGCAGCAAGTCTCTTCGTCGCTGGTGAGGGAGAGACAGTTGGCTGCGTTCCTAGGCGTCCTTGCGGTGTTGGCTATGATATTGGCTTGTGTAGGCCTTTATGGGATCCTTTCCTTTTCTGTGACCCAGGGTCTCCGGGAAATTGGAATCCGAATGGCTCTGGGAGCAGAAAGGCTTGATATCGTTCGTCTTGTCATCGGACAAGGGTCCCTTTTGGTTTTCATTGGAATCGGCATATTGGGGTTGCCCGGCGCATTCGTTCTGGCTCGTCTGTTGGAAAGTTTGTTATTTGGAGTAACTCCAACCGATTCATTCACCTATGTAATCGTGGCGTCTGTTCTGTTCCTCATCTCCTTGCTCGCCTGTTTCATCCCGGCACGAAGAGCCGCCAGGCTGGATCCCCTTGTAGCACTCCGCTACGAATGAATTCCTTTCAGAAGCCAACGGAATACTTCATTTGGTCAGGAGCTTGAAGTCTTCTACGGTAATTCCTGGAGGTCGATCAGCGTGACTCCCATGGAGGTAGCCGGTAATCTCCAGTTCTTTTCCGGCGGAGATTACCGCTTTTAGCTCTTCGAATTTTTTCCCTCCCTCTAGAACTACGCGCTCCTGCTTCAGTCCTAGAACAGTCAGGGCAAAGAAGCTATTGTATTTTTCGGTCTTTCCCCGCAAAGTAAGTTCGACTTGTGCCGCCGAAAAGCCGGCGTTTTTGATTGCTTCGGCAATCCGGGTGGGATCGAACAGTTTCTTTGGATCAACCGATATAAGGGTCCAGCCCGTTTTTAGATCCTGTACTTTTGCGTCGCGAACGCCTTCCAGGCGTTCCAGAGCCTTTTCTGCTCCATAGGCTCAAAGCGATCAAGCCATGCCATCGATCTTAACTCGCGCCCGCAAGACCTGACCAAAAGCCAAATTTGAGCCTGTTAGAAAAAGGACTGCCACCGCGACAAACATCCAGCCTATCCTCATGTTCATATTAACCTCCGGGTGATGGTTGCGTTTCGCTTAATTGAAGTTTTAAGATTCGTCCGCCGCCCACATCTGAAGCGTAAATGAAATCTTGTTGAACGGCAAGTTGCGTCGGCGATTGAAACACAGTACCGCGGATTACTCCCCCAACCTTCCATTGGGCCAGGAAGTGACCATCATCAGAAAGCATCAGGATGCGAAAGTTTCCACTATCAGCTATGTGTATGCGATTCTCAGCATCCACTGCGACGCCGGTGGGATCGGACAAAAGGCCCGCGCCCTCGATCTTCCTTATTATTTCACCCAAGAAATTCCCTTCACTATCAAACTTCTGAATACGGTAATTGTGCGTATCGGCAACGTAAACAGTTCCATCGGGTCCGACAGTTATTCCTACAGGATAATGGAGCATGCCGGGGCCGTTTCCGTCACCGCCCCACGAGCGGATCCATTTGCCGTCAGCGGTGAATTTCTGGATTCGGTGACCGTAGAATTCCAACACATAAACGTTTCCTTTTTCGTCCACATCTATGTTGACCGGTGAGGAGAACTGCCCCGCGTCGTTCCCGGCGCTTCCCCAGCCAAAAAGAAATTTACCGCCCGAATCGAAAACCACAACCCGATCCAGATCAAAATCCGCCACGTACACACGATCTCCACTGCTTGATGCAACATCAAGGGGACGCTTGAGCCTTTCCTTCCCGAAACGTCGAAGCAATTTGCCTTGTGGTGAGAAAACCACAATCGCAGCCGCCCGCGCATCGGCAACCAGAATATTTCCCTCCTTGCCCACTGCGATTCCTTGGGGCTCCTGAAGATGATCTTTCCACGCTTCA of the bacterium genome contains:
- a CDS encoding ABC transporter permease produces the protein MDKIWHDFRFAIRNLLKSPLFVATAVCTLAIGIGANTAVFSLIDSVLLRPLPLIKDQQRLLNLFTANRNGEYGHSSYPDYLDYQEEKEVFSGMAAFLSVDVNLSSNGFAERIKGELVSTNYFAVLGVRPELGHDFDSRVEESTVMLGAGLWKRRFAGDPGVIGKTILINQKSFTVIGIMPQGFRGASLESMSELWAPVKAIVHFMHGK
- a CDS encoding ABC transporter permease, encoding MGSETLRRRHWSIFNILGRLQERISIDQAQAAISVVAARLDEAESESAQKRKITLVPFHLSRFSPHERPQLIRYSVLLLVVVGLVLLIACVNLANLVLARGAARQKEIAVRAVMGATRSVLIRELMMENILLTFTGSMAALLLFQWTIPLLQELRLPVPVVFQLNMDLRIFGFAALLSLGTATLFGLLPALRSSTPDLISALKDHTSPIAKMRGVGLRQILVIAQVGLCMILLIGAALLVRSLKNLHRVDVGFDSENVLVASLDLHLQGYDEEQGWNFYRRLTERTQTITGVKSVSLVSFVPFISDTKKLALYVEGSKPEPVFDIEQNIVGLNYFQTMRISLLQGRSFSEEDRKGAPWVAVINRTMAHRYWPGENPIGKWVSTSGTGGPYVRVIGVVADSKYLSIREPARPILYWSHLQMYELFGSTMSLLVRTDRDAIAILPAVRQTVQSLDRNLPLYDVKTLSQQVSSSLVRERQLAAFLGVLAVLAMILACVGLYGILSFSVTQGLREIGIRMALGAERLDIVRLVIGQGSLLVFIGIGILGLPGAFVLARLLESLLFGVTPTDSFTYVIVASVLFLISLLACFIPARRAARLDPLVALRYE
- a CDS encoding DUF998 domain-containing protein; this translates as MQPVTSESHIGLAADQPLTRISNISARLTVMTATLFLILLAIVHVLKPEFDPSWRFISEYAIGRYGWVMILAFFCLALSCVAAFITIRKQISTRGGKIGLALLLVVAASLALAGIFVADPITASKAELTTHGKLHGLAGMIGIPGLPIAAVLITRSLTRNRQRSTATQVLRWTAHSTWITLVLLDAVMIILLSLNSGKFSPAVWIGWPNRLLVLSYCAWLMAIAWYSMRNESRA
- a CDS encoding isocitrate lyase/phosphoenolpyruvate mutase family protein; translation: MTQIERANLLNSLHRKGEPLILFNIWDAGSAKVLQEIGAKAIATGSWSVAAAHGFPDGEKLPLDSALANLKRIVESVDLPVTIDLEGGYGRVQESVTKVLQAGAVGINFEDQIVGGEGLYSIEDQSARIRAIREAAENLSVPLFINARTDIFLKNTDHTEDHLQEAARRAASYAESGASGFFAPGLMDAKLIERLCELSPIPVNIMMFPGVPSQKQLAELGVARISYGPIPYRLAMEALKEAGRKALSMS
- a CDS encoding metalloregulator ArsR/SmtB family transcription factor, whose amino-acid sequence is MLENEEQAKIFDALSDPIRLRFVRELVRGGELSGTAIADRLGISLALLCHHSRILVEAGVITKRKMAQTAYFRANRKLLTESMKSLLS
- a CDS encoding NHL repeat-containing protein, with product MCTKKKVNRALLVALLAAVSFLSSCRRETEGPKIAEKQVPLHYQPIEAWKDHLQEPQGIAVGKEGNILVADARAAAIVVFSPQGKLLRRFGKERLKRPLDVASSSGDRVYVADFDLDRVVVFDSGGKFLFGWGSAGNDAGQFSSPVNIDVDEKGNVYVLEFYGHRIQKFTADGKWIRSWGGDGNGPGMLHYPVGITVGPDGTVYVADTHNYRIQKFDSEGNFLGEIIRKIEGAGLLSDPTGVAVDAENRIHIADSGNFRILMLSDDGHFLAQWKVGGVIRGTVFQSPTQLAVQQDFIYASDVGGGRILKLQLSETQPSPGG